One genomic segment of Coffea arabica cultivar ET-39 chromosome 6e, Coffea Arabica ET-39 HiFi, whole genome shotgun sequence includes these proteins:
- the LOC113697368 gene encoding uncharacterized protein isoform X1 produces MNFSRNKDMWRLVFLLFLGQVVSFEMALMSFTSSLIASLGADTPLTLSFFSYSALTLVYGGILIYRRQKLLVPWYWYLLLGFVDVQGNYLVNKAYQYSSITSVTILDCWTIAWVIILTWTFLDTRYSPWQFFGAAVCVSGLVVVLLSDAAVGGGGGSRPILGDILVIAGTVFFALSNVGEEFCVKKKDRVEVVALLSLFAMLVSIGEIAVMERKSLESVKWSAEIILAFFGYAAASFTFYSVVPFVLKMSGATLFNLSILTSDMWAVVIRIFFYKQQVDWLYYLAFALVFVGLIIYSKRVASSCNFQCLGGFNSEKNPAAAAAAEDGDPNSQCRLLDEETTDFRNQAVSS; encoded by the exons ATGAACTTCTCCAGGAATAAAGACATGTGGCGGCTagtatttttgttgtttcttggccaagtggtTTCTTTTGAAATGGCATTAATGAGCTTCACCTCTTCATTGATAGCCAGTCTTG GTGCAGATACACCTCTTACTCTATCATTCTTCTCTTACTCGGCCTTGACTTTGGTGTATGGAGGCATCTTGATTTACAGACGACAGAAACTGCTG GTCCCTTGGTATTGGTATCTTCTGTTAGGTTTTGTTGACGTCCAAGGGAATTATCTTG TTAATAAAGCATACCAGTATTCATCAATTACCAGCGTGACAATCCTGGATTGTTGGACAATAGCATGGGTAATCATTCTGACATGGACATTCCTCGATACCCGGTATAGCCCCTGGCAGTTCTTTGGTGCAGCTGTCTGTGTGTCTGGTCTCGTTGTGGTTCTTCTTTCTGATGCTGCGGTGGGTGGTGGAG GTGGTTCAAGGCCTATTCTTGGTGATATACTTGTAATTGCGGGCACAGTTTTCTTTGCATTGAGCAATGTTGGTGAG GAATTTTGTGTGAAGAAAAAAGATCGTGTTGAAGTGGTTGCCCTACTTAGTCTTTTTGCAATGCTTGTGAGTATTGGGGAGAT AGCTGTCATGGAGCGTAAGAGTCTGGAATCTGTAAAGTGGTCTGCAGAAATT ATATTGGCCTTCTTTGGTTACGCAGCCGCAAGCTTTACATTCTACTCAGTCGTTCCTTTCGTCTTGAAG ATGAGTGGAGCCACTCTCTTCAATCTCTCTATTCTCACGTCTGACATGTGGGCAGTTGTCATTcggatatttttctacaagcaGCAG GTTGACTGGCTTTACTATTTAGCTTTTGCACTTGTGTTTGTTGGCCTGATTATATACTCTAAAAG AGTTGCATCTTCGTGTAACTTTCAATGCCTTGGGGGATTCAACAGTGAGAAGAATccagctgctgctgctgctgctgaggATGGAGACCCCAACTCACAATGCCGGTTGCTTGATGAAGAAACCACAGATTTCAGGAACCAGGCCGTGTCTTCATGA
- the LOC113697368 gene encoding uncharacterized protein isoform X2, with amino-acid sequence MNFSRNKDMWRLVFLLFLGQVVSFEMALMSFTSSLIASLGADTPLTLSFFSYSALTLVYGGILIYRRQKLLVPWYWYLLLGFVDVQGNYLVNKAYQYSSITSVTILDCWTIAWVIILTWTFLDTRYSPWQFFGAAVCVSGLVVVLLSDAAVGGGGGSRPILGDILVIAGTVFFALSNVGEEFCVKKKDRVEVVALLSLFAMLVSIGEIAVMERKSLESVKWSAEIILAFFGYAAASFTFYSVVPFVLKMSGATLFNLSILTSDMWAVVIRIFFYKQQVDWLYYLAFALVFVGLIIYSKSEKNPAAAAAAEDGDPNSQCRLLDEETTDFRNQAVSS; translated from the exons ATGAACTTCTCCAGGAATAAAGACATGTGGCGGCTagtatttttgttgtttcttggccaagtggtTTCTTTTGAAATGGCATTAATGAGCTTCACCTCTTCATTGATAGCCAGTCTTG GTGCAGATACACCTCTTACTCTATCATTCTTCTCTTACTCGGCCTTGACTTTGGTGTATGGAGGCATCTTGATTTACAGACGACAGAAACTGCTG GTCCCTTGGTATTGGTATCTTCTGTTAGGTTTTGTTGACGTCCAAGGGAATTATCTTG TTAATAAAGCATACCAGTATTCATCAATTACCAGCGTGACAATCCTGGATTGTTGGACAATAGCATGGGTAATCATTCTGACATGGACATTCCTCGATACCCGGTATAGCCCCTGGCAGTTCTTTGGTGCAGCTGTCTGTGTGTCTGGTCTCGTTGTGGTTCTTCTTTCTGATGCTGCGGTGGGTGGTGGAG GTGGTTCAAGGCCTATTCTTGGTGATATACTTGTAATTGCGGGCACAGTTTTCTTTGCATTGAGCAATGTTGGTGAG GAATTTTGTGTGAAGAAAAAAGATCGTGTTGAAGTGGTTGCCCTACTTAGTCTTTTTGCAATGCTTGTGAGTATTGGGGAGAT AGCTGTCATGGAGCGTAAGAGTCTGGAATCTGTAAAGTGGTCTGCAGAAATT ATATTGGCCTTCTTTGGTTACGCAGCCGCAAGCTTTACATTCTACTCAGTCGTTCCTTTCGTCTTGAAG ATGAGTGGAGCCACTCTCTTCAATCTCTCTATTCTCACGTCTGACATGTGGGCAGTTGTCATTcggatatttttctacaagcaGCAG GTTGACTGGCTTTACTATTTAGCTTTTGCACTTGTGTTTGTTGGCCTGATTATATACTCTAAAAG TGAGAAGAATccagctgctgctgctgctgctgaggATGGAGACCCCAACTCACAATGCCGGTTGCTTGATGAAGAAACCACAGATTTCAGGAACCAGGCCGTGTCTTCATGA
- the LOC113694601 gene encoding transcription initiation factor TFIID subunit 12 → MEQQTPTPPPSTPQPPELPQQPPPSPSPPTPTTTASTASSSAALPPPITATTSTSSLPSTTTSPPLLSLPSPSQNPQPPTSTPTPNTQTRPAAAAAFNRAWQQPTPISHFALPPPPLPLPPHHHSSSSSASSTASASNSSSSSSLLVPPPPRGGMAIGVPAHHPGTPPPPPTSFSSLTPPSFVQPFGGLGRNVTDSGPTSSSSQVRPTVGGMQGIGMMGTLGSSSAMRPPGVPVRPVQSSPRPQSSPSIQSPATQNFQGHGMLRVSSVGSPGSPSPGSSQSPQPQNQPWLNSGSQVKPPLPPSRPQVSPQSMQQRSHISQQHHHAMTTTSQQQQASSSQQSQQPSTSGAGTQEHYGQQLPQSRIQQSLPNQQQIARNLSLGTQRPSHSTIPSSPVQPGLPNRAPSAEPEESCNRILSKRSIQELVSNVDASEKLDPEVEDILVDIAEDFVDSITTFGCSLAKHRKSATLEAKDILLHLERNWNTTLPGFSGDEIKTYKKPFTSDIHRERLAVIKKSVLAGETLNSRSSAGQAGGHPKGHLAKGPTSIVGSPPDKRT, encoded by the exons ATGGAGCAGCAGACGCCAACACCACCGCCTTCCACTCCTCAACCACCGGAACTTCCGCAGCAACCACCACCATCACCCTCTCCTCCTACGCCAACAACCACAGCTTCCACCGCCTCATCGTCCGCCGCTCTTCCACCACCCATCACCGCCACCACCTCCACCTCTTCACTCCCTTCCACAACCACATCACCTCCTCTACTTTCTTTGCCTTCTCCTTCCCAAAACCCTCAACCCCCAACATCCACCCCAACCCCCAACACCCAAACAAgaccagcagcagcagcagccttCAATAGAGCCTGGCAACAACCTACCCCTATATCACACTTCGCactccctcctcctcctcttcctcttccCCCTCATcatcattcttcttcttcttctgcttcttcTACTGCTTCTGCAtccaattcttcttcttcttcttctttactTGTGCCGCCGCCACCGAGGGGCGGGATGGCCATTGGGGTTCCCGCCCATCACCCGGGCACTCCTCCGCCCCCGCCGACTTCCTTTTCATCACTCACTCCGCCTTCTTTTGTGCAACCCTTTGGTGGTTTGGGCCGCAATGTGACTGATTCTGGGCCTACTTCAAGCTCTTCTCAG GTGAGGCCAACTGTGGGAGGAATGCAGGGAATAGGAATGATGGGAACGTTGGGTTCAAGTTCCGCAATGCGGCCACCAGGGGTTCCGGTTAGGCCTGTGCAGTCATCCCCTAGACCGCAGTCAAGTCCCAGTATCCAGTCCCCTGCTACACAG AATTTTCAGGGTCATGGCATGTTAAGAGTTTCATCAGTAGGATCTCCAGGATCACCGTCACCTGGTAGTTCGCAGAGTCCACAGCCTCAGAATCAACCCTGGTTGAATTCTGGATCACAGGTTAAGCCTCCTTTGCCACCATCAAGGCCACAGGTTAGCCCGCAATCCATGCAGCAGCGATCTCATATTTCTCAACAGCATCACCATGCCATGACAACAACTTCCCAGCAACAGCAAGCATCTTCCTCACAACAATCTCAACAACCTTCTACCTCGGGGGCTGGGACTCAAGAGCATTATGGACAGCAACTTCCACAATCCAGGATTCAGCAATCTTTACCTAATCAACAGCAGATTGCAAGGAATCTGAGTTTGGGAACTCAAAGACCTTCTCATTCAACAATACCTTCCAGTCCAGTACAGCCTGGGCTCCCTAACCGGGCACCCAGTGCAGAACCTGAGGAATCTTGTAACAGGATATTAAGCAAGCGAAGCATTCAAGAACTAGTGTCCAAC GTTGATGCATCAGAAAAATTAGATCCAGAAGTTGAAGACATTCTTGTGGATATTGCAGAGGATTTTGTGGACTCT ATTACGACATTTGGTTGTTCATTGGCTAAACATCGCAAATCTGCCACATTGGAAGCAAAGGACATTCTTCTACATCTCG AAAGAAACTGGAACACGACTCTTCCAGGATTCAGTGGAGATGAGATTAAGACGTATAAAAAGCCG TTTACAAGTGATATTCATAGAGAGCGACTTGCAGTG ATTAAGAAATCAGTTTTGGCTGGTGAGACATTGAATTCTAGGAGCTCTGCTGGACAAGCGGGTGGACATCCTAAGGGTCATTTAGCTAAA
- the LOC113694621 gene encoding zinc finger A20 and AN1 domain-containing stress-associated protein 4-like codes for MAEEHGFQAPEGHRLCANNCGFFGSPATQNFCSKCYSDLCLNKEADSKAKPVMDSLFALPSSSSSSAPTSASLKPDNSAVAAAADTETVGLVPQAAVQPVAQPNRCSVCRRKVGLTGFRCRCGITFCGTHRYPEQHGCSFDFKSMGREAIAKANPLIKAEKLEKI; via the coding sequence ATGGCGGAAGAGCACGGGTTTCAGGCTCCGGAAGGCCATCGATTGTGTGCGAATAACTGCGGCTTCTTCGGGAGCCCGGCAACCCAAAATTTCTGCTCCAAGTGCTACAGTGACTTATGCCTTAATAAAGAGGCCGACTCAAAAGCAAAGCCGGTGATGGATTCGTTGTTTGCTttgccttcttcttcttcttcttctgcacCAACATCAGCGTCGCTCAAGCCGGATAATTCTGCGGTGGCGGCAGCCGCAGATACTGAAACCGTGGGCTTGGTACCCCAGGCGGCGGTGCAGCCGGTGGCACAGCCTAATAGGTGTTCGGTCTGCCGGAGGAAGGTGGGGTTGACGGGATTTAGGTGTAGATGCGGGATAACATTCTGTGGGACCCATAGGTACCCGGAGCAACACGGATGCTCTTTCGATTTCAAGTCCATGGGGAGGGAGGCCATTGCCAAGGCTAATCCTCTGATCAAAGCTGAGAAATTGGAGAAGATATAA